A genomic window from Agreia sp. COWG includes:
- a CDS encoding DUF4265 domain-containing protein, whose protein sequence is MSRVHLSPIWRDKANYIINAAIPDDEEYEQLWVQKMGDGTFMVCCIPFFIYGVSLGDLIAEDENHYMTSVVRRSGRFTARLYFSEEQRRFKRETVDELIAHGAQNEWATESLMSVDCGTLDASTHIVDYLIRGHNTGKFLYENAG, encoded by the coding sequence ATGTCTCGGGTGCACTTGTCCCCTATCTGGAGAGACAAGGCAAATTACATCATCAATGCTGCTATTCCGGATGATGAAGAATACGAGCAACTGTGGGTACAAAAAATGGGCGACGGCACCTTCATGGTGTGCTGTATCCCGTTTTTCATCTACGGAGTGTCACTGGGCGACCTGATTGCTGAGGATGAGAACCACTACATGACCTCGGTGGTTCGGAGGTCTGGACGATTCACCGCCCGCCTGTATTTCTCCGAGGAACAGCGCCGATTCAAGCGCGAGACGGTTGACGAACTTATCGCGCACGGAGCCCAGAACGAATGGGCGACGGAATCATTAATGAGTGTTGATTGTGGGACTCTCGACGCGAGCACTCACATAGTTGACTACCTCATTCGAGGCCATAACACCGGGAAATTCTTATACGAAAACGCGGGATAG
- a CDS encoding RHS repeat-associated core domain-containing protein has translation MSETDAAGKTTSSAASFNSINQLTSTTGNAPSSYGYDANGQRASSTVGGVNTNYSWSDAGRMTGVSREGRSTTYGYDGLGRQQTSTDTTGLGSQTTTSVWSGTSIVQQSNPASGTTAQVRDALGGVALQASDLSTADTGTRWNLLDNLGSVAAQAVGGSVTQLAGYDDFGGQSFATTGWNAVAGFGSEQSDPSYDLNSYFSRQYDPGTGSWLSQDSYRGLLTAPQSVNRYAFVTNNPATLSDVLGYRPWDPQGIPQSATKSNPNAAFYTPQPWHPPMVAPSPVASGSSGGAGSSAGSGSSARSDYFGDYYSVKKTDKAGCGEDYDPCASDVYLQDRHKNEDIAKAGQDVGAFLAGALVAVVVTAAIVGAVACTAATVGVCAAVIVGAAAVGGAAGGVTTYGLSSGPKTSEGLVEAGVWGGVAGAATGGLGVGASSFLAKAGSAGAAKVAVAESTRLASRVDDLSGALDPIARNSRTSAVLGTNEGTDILASGGRDLSPAQRALAQPGDLLAAQPGAHAEVTALQAASRAGLTPSQIAVSRPICTSCQLALENSGGQIQTGNTSAVWPR, from the coding sequence ATGTCAGAGACGGATGCGGCGGGCAAGACCACGTCGAGTGCGGCGTCGTTCAACTCGATCAACCAGCTCACCTCGACGACAGGCAACGCCCCGTCGAGCTACGGCTATGACGCGAACGGGCAGCGCGCCTCGTCGACCGTGGGCGGGGTGAACACGAATTACAGCTGGTCGGATGCGGGCCGCATGACCGGTGTCAGTCGCGAAGGCCGGTCGACGACCTACGGCTACGACGGCCTCGGCCGGCAGCAGACCTCTACCGACACGACCGGGTTGGGGTCGCAGACGACGACGTCGGTGTGGTCGGGCACGAGTATCGTGCAGCAGTCGAATCCGGCATCCGGGACGACGGCGCAGGTGCGGGATGCTCTGGGCGGGGTGGCGTTGCAGGCATCCGATCTGTCGACGGCGGATACGGGCACCCGGTGGAACCTTCTCGATAATCTCGGCTCGGTCGCAGCCCAGGCCGTGGGCGGATCGGTCACCCAGCTCGCCGGGTACGACGACTTCGGTGGTCAGAGCTTCGCCACGACGGGGTGGAATGCGGTGGCCGGGTTCGGTTCGGAGCAGTCCGACCCGTCGTATGACTTGAACAGTTATTTCTCGAGGCAGTACGACCCGGGCACGGGGTCGTGGCTGTCACAAGACAGCTACCGGGGACTGCTCACGGCACCGCAGTCGGTGAACCGGTACGCGTTCGTGACGAACAACCCGGCCACCCTGAGCGACGTGCTCGGGTACAGGCCGTGGGATCCGCAGGGGATTCCGCAGTCGGCGACGAAGTCGAACCCGAATGCGGCGTTCTACACGCCGCAGCCGTGGCACCCGCCGATGGTGGCACCGAGCCCGGTTGCATCGGGATCGTCTGGTGGGGCTGGTTCGAGCGCGGGAAGTGGTTCGTCGGCACGATCGGATTACTTCGGTGATTACTACTCGGTGAAGAAGACCGACAAGGCGGGGTGCGGGGAGGACTACGACCCGTGCGCGTCCGATGTCTACCTGCAGGATCGCCACAAAAACGAGGACATTGCGAAGGCCGGTCAGGATGTGGGGGCGTTCCTCGCAGGAGCTCTTGTCGCGGTTGTGGTGACTGCGGCGATCGTCGGTGCGGTTGCGTGTACTGCAGCAACGGTCGGAGTCTGCGCTGCGGTCATCGTCGGCGCTGCTGCGGTCGGTGGTGCGGCTGGGGGAGTGACTACCTACGGGCTCTCGTCTGGGCCGAAGACCAGTGAGGGATTGGTCGAAGCCGGCGTGTGGGGTGGCGTCGCAGGAGCGGCCACCGGAGGCCTCGGCGTCGGCGCCAGCTCCTTCCTCGCAAAAGCTGGCTCTGCTGGCGCAGCGAAAGTCGCAGTGGCGGAGTCGACTCGATTGGCGTCACGGGTAGATGACTTATCCGGAGCGTTAGATCCGATCGCCAGAAATAGCAGGACTTCTGCTGTTTTGGGCACGAATGAAGGCACCGATATTCTTGCCTCAGGAGGTCGTGATTTGAGTCCTGCACAGCGAGCACTCGCCCAACCCGGCGATCTTTTGGCGGCACAACCGGGTGCCCACGCTGAAGTTACTGCGCTACAGGCGGCGAGCAGGGCCGGTCTCACACCAAGCCAGATTGCTGTCTCGCGGCCGATATGCACATCCTGCCAATTGGCTTTAGAAAACTCGGGTGGACAGATTCAGACGGGCAATACCTCGGCGGTTTGGCCGAGATGA